From a single Papaver somniferum cultivar HN1 unplaced genomic scaffold, ASM357369v1 unplaced-scaffold_133, whole genome shotgun sequence genomic region:
- the LOC113333771 gene encoding uncharacterized protein LOC113333771 produces MGELSVDKQSDYQREDSQFCRLNMDTETYEENGLKINEMKLERFVVEPEQASTSVVSQLHMVERGIEESLILRRHRVDLRTPKHTRFISFNKKELQRCLDFVEFSASDSLLLYGLETPYNISSNPKSSKMKLLFDQSEPRKNRRNNSLGSFIVPCPIVAVDGIVVSDTAGQWIVGAIDGRINLNNMLMSGLIRHFGSPDNDMKLGGLGSNDVKETNCYSSPSNSPSFSTPQSLEIEESPVGNRRHGSKPLGRRLISSLSNMKSASSNQISLPASTTVFQGMLHCTWKSGIPHFVFSFDDHNEIFIADLLKVESSDYKDLDYMYMFHTRKRVSKMHGSYQNVPDLIGKMKVLKSSFLCSNNSKFTETEFVLFGTKEDHLVDVQSSDSTMRKHKGSPKNVVEMFRANHLFKHKATPKFGATGSTLKDCFSDPCENMCNKLDALDRRNLLECPKEFELAAIVVKDHLHENCLDVTIGGWGLKFLEKARVKPADAYLGASISSGYGRENLQTQSDCSTSMNVLVPAGMHSGPRSKHGGPSSLTERWRSDGKCDCGGWDVGCPLTVLCSRSDGHEEFTNLDTLDECKSCDLFKEGSDKDFPMLRMAKIQDGLCVIHFQSTLSSLQAFSIGVANIHSRYKFTLCSKNVKKLSQ; encoded by the exons ATGGGAGAATTATCTGTTGATAAACAAAGTGACTATCAAAGAGAGGATTCACAGTTCTGTAGATTGAATATGGACACCGAAACCTATGAGGAGAATGGTTTGAAAATTAATGAAATGAAACTTGAAAGGTTCGTTGTTGAGCCAGAACAAGCATCAACATCTGTTGTCAGTCAATTACATATGGTGGAAAGAGGTATCGAGGAATCGTTAATTCTAAGAAGACATAGGGTGGATCTTAGAACACCTAAACATACACGTTTCATAAGTTTCAATAAGAAAGAATTGCAGCGTTGTTTGGATTTTGTAGAATTTAGTGCATCTGACTCTCTATTACTCTATGGTCTGGAAACTCCATACAATATCTCTTCGAACCCAAAGTCTTCAAAGATGAAacttttgtttgatcaatcagaACCAAGGAAAAACAGGAGAAACAATAGTTTAGGTAGTTTTATCGTCCCATGCCCGATTGTAGCAGTGGACGGTATTGTAGTTTCAGACACTGCTGGACAATGGATAGTGGGGGCAATAGATGGAAGGATTAATCTGAATAACATGTTGATGAGTGGATTAATTCGCCATTTTGGTTCGCCAGACAATGATATGAAGTTAGGAGGATTAGGATCTAATGATGTTAAAGAAACAAACTGTTATAGCTCTCCTTCGAATAGTCCGAGTTTTAGTACCCCACAAAGTCTCGAAATAGAAGAATCACCTGTAGGAAATCGAAGACATGGGTCTAAGCCGTTAGGTCGAAGGCTTATTTCGTCTTTATCAAATATGAAATCTGCAAGTTCAAATCAGATATCTTTGCCTGCTTCTACCACTGTTTTTCAGGGAATGCTTCACTGCACATGGAAGAGTGGGATTCCACATTTTGTGTTCTCATTTGATGATCATAATGAAATCTTTATAGCTGATCTCTTGAAGGTTGAGTCCTCCGATTATAAGGACCTTGATTACATGTACATGTTTCATACAAGAAAAAGGGTTTCAAAGATGCATGGGAGTTACCAAAATGTGCCCGATCTTATCGGTAAGATGAAGGTTTTAAAATCATCGTTTTTGTGCTCAAATAATTCGAAATTTACGGAGACAGAGTTCGTATTATTTGGTACTAAAGAAGATCATCTTGTGGATGTGCAAAGTTCAGACTCTACCATGAGGAAGCACAAGGGGTCACCTAAAAATGTAGTGGAAATGTTTAGAGCGAACCATTTGTTTAAGCACAAAGCTACTCCTAAATTTGGTGCTACAGGCTCTACACTTAAAGATTGTTTTTCAGATCCATGTGAAAATATGTGCAACAAGCTTGATGCTTTGGATAGAAGGAACCTTTTAGAATGTCCTAAGGAGTTTGAGCTAGCTGCCATAGTTGTGAAAGATCATCTCCATGAGAATTGCCTAGATGTAACAATAGGAGGTTGGGGCTTGAAATTCTTGGAGAAAGCTAGAGTTAAACCGGCTGATGCCTACTTAGGAGCCTCCATTTCTTCTGGTTATGGCCGTGAAAATTTGCAAACTCAAAGTGACTGCTCTACTAGCATGAATGTTTTAGTCCCAGCTGGGATGCACAGTGGTCCAAGAAGTAAACATGGAGGTCCATCAAGTCTTACCGAGAGATGGCGGTCTGACGGTAAATGTGATTGCGGAGGTTGGGATGTTGGTTGCCCTCTCACGGTTCTCTGTAGCAGATCAGATGGACATGAAGAATTCACCAACCTTGATACGCTAGACGAGTGCAAGTCGTGTGATTTATTCAAAGAG GGTTCGGACAAAGATTTCCCCATGTTGAGGATGGCGAAGATTCAAGACGGGTTGTGTGTTATTCATTTCCAATCGACACTGTCATCATTACAGGCTTTCTCCATAGGAGTTGCAAATATTCATTCCCGGTATAAATTCACTCTTTGCTCTAAAAATGTAAAGAAGTTGAGTCAGTAA